In the Desulfomonile tiedjei genome, ATAGGGCACGGTTGGCAAGGGACCCACGGTTCGACGGCCTGTTTTTCATAGGTGTTTTGAGCACCGGTATTTATTGCCGCCCCATATGCCCGGCTCGTTCGCCCAAGCCGGAGAACATTGTGTACTTTCCTTCCGCGGCTGCAGCGGCTGAAGCCGGTTTGCGTCCTTGTCTCCGATGCCGGCCCGAAGCAGCACCGGGCAGTCCGGCCTGGAACGGTACATCCGCGACGGTTTCCCGGGCCATTATGCTGATCCGTCAGGGTGCGTTGAATGAAGGAAGCCTGGAGGACCTTGCCTGGAAGCTTGGCGTGGGCAGCCGTCACCTGCGCCGATTGTTTCAAACCCATATCGGCGCTTCGCCAAAAAGCCTGGCAACAACTCAAAAAACCCTGTTTGCCAAAAAGCTGCTGAGCGAAACAGAGCTGCCCGTTACCCAAATAGCTTTTGCATCGGGGTTCGGCAGCATCCGTCGCTTCAATGCCGCGTTTAGTAAGATCTATGGCACAACCCCGTCCGCGCTTCGCAGGCGGAGCCATGGCAACAAGACTACCGAGAGCACGCTGTTCCAATGCCAGTTGACCTTGTCGTACCGCCCGCCGTTTCATTGGCAGAGCATGCTCGGGTTTTTCGAGATGCGGGCCATACCAGGCGTGGAGTTCGTGGCACAGGGTGTCTATCATCGCACCATACGGATTAACGAGACCACCGGTGTGATTTCCGCGGCTAACCAACCGAGAGATAACGCGTTGCTTCTTACAGTGGCCTTATCGGACAGCCGCGACCTGATGCCCATTGTTGAGAGGGTGCGCCGCATGTTTGACCTGGATGCCAATATTACGGCCATTCATGATGTCTTGACCGCGGACCGCGAGCTGGCAAGGTTGGTGCGCAAACAGCCCGGCATCAGGCTTCCCGGCGCGTGGGACCCATTTGAAGCTGCCATACGCGCGGTGGTGGGCCAACAGATTTCAGTCAAGGGAGCCCGCACCGTCCTTGGACGGATCGCGGCAAAGGCCGGCCCGCTTTTTGAATCCGTGAACCATCCGAAACTCACTCACTTCTTCCCAACCGCGCATGAGTTGAACGCTTGTGACCTGGGAATGGTCGGCATGCCCGAAACGCGGGCTCGGACGGTTCGAACGTTGGCGGGAGAAGTGGATCGAGGAAGGCTTTCCTTTGTGGTGCACGGGTCCCTTGCAGATTTCATCGAACAATTGACTCGGATTCCCGGTGTCGGCGAATGGACCGCCCACTACGTTGCCATGCGGGCAATGGGTGAACCCGACGCGTTCCCAGCCGCTGATTTAGGCATTATCAAAGCATTGCAGCAAGGCAATAAACGGCCTACTCCGAAACAAATCCGGGAAAGAGCCGAAGCGTGGCGCCCATGGCGTGCTTACGCAGCCATGTACCTCTGGCACAGCTAAAAATGGCTTCAAAACCCGGGATTTTCCGGAAGAGTTTCCGGGGAGGACGTTCTTGCATCCGTCGTCCCGGCGAAAGCCGGGACCTTGTAGGCGCCGGCCTCCGTGCCGGTGCACATTTTGGCCGGCAGGACCGCCGGCCCTACGATTCCTGGCGTACGCAGGAATGACGTTCCCTGGACGGTCCCCAATCCCGCGTTCTGCGCGGGACTCTCATGATTTTGCACCATTGTCGCCAGAGCCGACAATGGTGTGCTGTAAGCGAATCCGATGTCTCGTTCCCGCCACGAGTTTTTTGAACCCCTTCTAAAGGAGAGAACATCATGTTCTACGATTATTTTGATACAGGTTTGATTGGAACCCTGACCCTTGTGGGAGACGAACAAGGGCTGCGGCACATCGTTTTTCCCAAGGAGAAAAACCCGTCCACCATCCAGGACGATTGGCTGAAGCGGCCTCAGTTCTTCGCACCGGTCAAAGCCCAATTGCGCGCCTATTTCAAGGGGGAACTCAAACGATTCAATCTTGCGCTGGCGCCTGTGGGGACCACTTTTCAGCTCAAAGTATGGCAGGCACTGCTCACCATCCCGTACGGAGAACTGGTCAGCTATAAAGACATCGCCCAAGCCATCGGCAACCCGAAAGCCGTCAGAGCCGTAGGCGGAGCCATTGGAAAGAACCCCATCCCTATCATTGTGCCGTGCCATCGGTGCATCGGCAGCGACGGCTCGCTCACCGGATTCGGCGGCGGCCTGGATACCAAGAAGCGCCTCATCGACCTGGAACGGCCCGGACGGTGACGCATCGTGATCATTCCCAAAGCGCCCACACGACGCAAGAGCAGATTTGGATTTACGCGTTGTCCATCACGTGCTAATTGAGCAGGAGTGATCGATACGGAGAATCACGGGAGGTGAACGATGCTGTCGGTAATTTTCTTGTCGGCTTCCCTTCTCGGTTTTGCTCTTCACCTCGCGTTTGGCAAACAGCCTCGCACAAAATCCAGAGTCGTTGAACTCCTCCTTTTGTACCTGCTCGTAATAAACATCGGTCTGGGCGGTCTGTTGGCTTGGTACGGGCACACCTTTATGGCCGATGAGATAGCTCGCAAAATAGGTTGGCCGCCTGGAAGCCCCTTTCAGTTTGAGGTGGGGCTCGCGGACCTGAGCTGGGGAGTTTGCGGGGTGCTTTGTATTTGGTTAAGACGAGGATTTTGGACGGCAACCGGCATCGGAAGTGCGGTCTTTCTTTTGGGGTGTGCTTTCGGTCATCTCAGGGACATTGTTCAACACGGGAACGTGGCAATCTACAATGCCGGTCCGGTTCTTTGGATAGGCGATTTGGGTGTTCCCATTGCAGTACTGGTCCTTCTCTTCCTACGTTTCAAGTTCGAGAGGAAGTCATCGTAGAGCCGTGCCGTGCATGAAGGCCCGTTCTTATCCGGTCAGCTCAGACTTTCAACGATTTACATAGGCTAGCCAGGGAAATCGGAGGGAATCAGGTCTGCCCTTGGCCCAGGTTGAGATCTGAGGAGTTGTCACGAGCCCCAAAAAAAGGAGCCAAGAGTAGGCTTGCCCTCCCCTTTTTTGACATATTATTCGGAATGCTGTATCCAGGCAAAAAGCGACTTGTTACCGGAACACCTTCATCCCCCAGCTTACCGGACCATGGGTGGCCCCTAAAAACGGGCCCCATGTTGCCGCAGGAGGTCGCGGTTCATGGGAGATTTGGAAAATTCGTTGAAAGCGCTGGAACAAGCCTTAAGACGGAAAAAAGAGCTGAGGAGTCTTATGGACGTTCTTTATGAAGAATACAAGCTCGTCAAGGCTGAGATAGAAATTCATAGAGAGCGAATGGAAAAATTAATGTCTGCCAAAGAATACTCCGCGTATCTTGATACGATTGATCTGGGTAGTTCTCTGGAGTTTCCTGCTTTTCCAGATCAGAAACCTACCCCTAAGAAGTGAAGCGTAAGGTAATCGTTCTGACGCAAGAAGGACCGGATGTGAGCAATTCAACGAATTGTGTCATCGGGATTGTCCGCCTACCGTGCATTCCTTTCACGATCGTAGTTCGCTTCAGACGCGGTCCATTCCTTGATCAGAGAAAAGAATCTTTCAAAATTGTCTCTCATCATTTCCGAGTTTTTCATTCCGTCTAATATTTCCGCTCTCGTTAATGGGTGATACGCCCTCCCAAACTCGTTTATCCAAGGAGTTTGGTAAGCAGAAGAAACGATTCTTCGCAGATCAGCCTCAATTTTTGATTCTCTGAAGCCCAATTGTCGAACTTGTTGCACGAGCTTTTCTAGGTCCTCGGACAAAAACGGTTGCTTGGTATCGAAGGCCATGAGCACACATTTACACAATTCAAAATGATATCGTATCGCAGTGTCACTTAGCCAAACCCCTAGCGCTATCTGGGTTTCTGTGAAATCGGTGTTGGTCCTTCTATTATAACCTTGGACTACCTCTTTAAGGCGATTCAGATCACTTTCAGTAAAAGGCTCTTCCATACCCTTTGCCCAGATTGCGCTGTAGACACTCCATTCCTCAGTCGTCATTTCGGGCCAGCCCGCAAGTGGTGTCCCTGTCCCTTGTGCGAAATCTGCTATAAAGAAATCCTGTGTAAGATTGCCGAACATACACGGAGTCTGCACACATGAATCGGAAATCATCCTTTTCACGTTAGCCTGGACGGCATTTAGCAGAAATCCCTGCAACGATGAACCTGTTAAGAAACGATTCTGTATGAGAGCTGCAGACGCTTCTCCCCTCAAAGCCCGTACCAAATGGTAAGTTCAGATCCCATGGCCCAAATCTTGGTGGGAATAAGAAGATTCATCTGCCTTACAAGACGCAAATGCGACACAGTACTGGTCCTTTTCAATAAGTTCCTGAAGTTCACTATCCACTCTGCGGACAAAAAGTTGACGCATTCCCTGAAATATTTGGACCCCACTGTGGCATGAATCCAGGAAAAGCATGATTCGGCGACAGTGTGATGAGTGCAAATGCCGGAACAAATCTTGTAAGGAAATACTGGTGCTCGGCAGATCTTCCGGTTGGGAGTCATGGCAAGTTATGTAATTGGAACCTTCGGATGCGAATCCATGACCGGCATAGAAGAAGAAAAGCTGATCATCTTCTGTCACAGTCCTTATGAAGCTTCTTAGCTTGGATTCTATTGTGGTCTTGGTTGCGTTAGTACTGAGCAAGACAACGAGATTGTCCTCTGACAGTCCCAAAAATCTCAGACTCTCTGCAACTGCACGAGCATCAGCTTCAGCAAAGTCCACACGCGGGACGTCCCGTCTTTGATATTCCTCGACCGCAATGACGAAAGCTTTTCCCTCGGACATCACATGTCTCCAAGTCATGGACCCCGGCAACAGATTTCTTTCCCCATTTAGCGCGCGGCAGGGCAAAAATCAAGGAAACTTGGGATGCGGGACTGGTGCGGTGCGGAAGACTATGGACACGACCCTAGAGAAGCATCGACAAAAGGTGAAGGGCAGGCGCTGACAGAAGCTGTACGCACCACGACCGTACCTCAGCAAGGAAACCATTCTTTCCTTGCCACGGGAAGCCTGTTTCCCCTGACAGAGGGCCTTTTAATGGGTGACCCCTCACCTAAATGATGAGTGCCGGAGGAAGAACTTATGTAAAAGTAAGGGCTTTCGGACAATGGCCTAAACGCGAATCCTGTCGTTGTCTGATGCATCAGCTTGTGTAGTAGCAAGTATGAGAGTCGGCGAGAGAAATTGCCAGCCCCGATTTCATCTCTCTTACGGATGCTTCCATAACGAATTGCGAAAGGGGACCGACTATGAACTGGCACGCAGACGGGCGATTACTCAAAGTGTTGTTTCTCTCGGCTGCCACGCTTATCGGTGTGGTGACCATGCTTGGAATTGGGGAAGGCCGAAGAGTCCGAAATGTGGATCTGAGAAATACTCCGGGCGGACAAGAGGCTCTTAGGTTTCTGGAGCAATTGGCTCAAGGAAACGAAAGGGATGCGGGACTGGATGTGCTAGAACTGGACCCGGTGTCCGCTATCCTGAGCGGAAAGGGTTGGATCAGGCACAGGCAAGTTTCAGGCACGATTTGGGTCCCAGAGCCCACCCTGACCGACCCCATGAGGGGAGAACGTAAACCGATCGTGGCTTACGACTGGACGAACGACTTTGAATTCGCGTTCAATGTGCGCACGAAAGAAGGACACGC is a window encoding:
- a CDS encoding methylated-DNA--[protein]-cysteine S-methyltransferase, whose product is MFYDYFDTGLIGTLTLVGDEQGLRHIVFPKEKNPSTIQDDWLKRPQFFAPVKAQLRAYFKGELKRFNLALAPVGTTFQLKVWQALLTIPYGELVSYKDIAQAIGNPKAVRAVGGAIGKNPIPIIVPCHRCIGSDGSLTGFGGGLDTKKRLIDLERPGR
- a CDS encoding caspase family protein, which encodes MSEGKAFVIAVEEYQRRDVPRVDFAEADARAVAESLRFLGLSEDNLVVLLSTNATKTTIESKLRSFIRTVTEDDQLFFFYAGHGFASEGSNYITCHDSQPEDLPSTSISLQDLFRHLHSSHCRRIMLFLDSCHSGVQIFQGMRQLFVRRVDSELQELIEKDQYCVAFASCKADESSYSHQDLGHGI
- a CDS encoding DNA-3-methyladenine glycosylase 2 family protein, producing the protein MTLDTKICDRARLARDPRFDGLFFIGVLSTGIYCRPICPARSPKPENIVYFPSAAAAAEAGLRPCLRCRPEAAPGSPAWNGTSATVSRAIMLIRQGALNEGSLEDLAWKLGVGSRHLRRLFQTHIGASPKSLATTQKTLFAKKLLSETELPVTQIAFASGFGSIRRFNAAFSKIYGTTPSALRRRSHGNKTTESTLFQCQLTLSYRPPFHWQSMLGFFEMRAIPGVEFVAQGVYHRTIRINETTGVISAANQPRDNALLLTVALSDSRDLMPIVERVRRMFDLDANITAIHDVLTADRELARLVRKQPGIRLPGAWDPFEAAIRAVVGQQISVKGARTVLGRIAAKAGPLFESVNHPKLTHFFPTAHELNACDLGMVGMPETRARTVRTLAGEVDRGRLSFVVHGSLADFIEQLTRIPGVGEWTAHYVAMRAMGEPDAFPAADLGIIKALQQGNKRPTPKQIRERAEAWRPWRAYAAMYLWHS